The genomic DNA GCGTACGCCCGCAGCCCGCGCAGGAAGTCGACCTTGCGGAAGTCGGGCCAGTACGCCTCACAGAAGTAGAACTCCGAGTGGGTGCTCTGCCACAGCAGGAACCCGCCGAGCCGCTGCTCGCCGGAGGTCCGGATGACGAGGTCGGGGTCGGGCTGGCCCTTGGTGTAGAGGTGCTCGGCGATGTGGTCGACGTCGAGCACCTCGGCGAGCTCTTCGATGGACGTGCCCTTGGCGGCGTGCTCCTGCAGCAGCGAACGAACGGCGTCGGCGATCTCGCGGCGACCGCCGTAGCCGACGGCGATGTTGACGACCAGGCCGCTGACGTCGCGGGTCGCGTCGGCGGCGTCCTTGAGCACGGTGGCCGTGCGCTGCGGCAGCAGGTCGAGCGCACCGACCGCGTTGAGGCGCCAGCGACGCGCGGCGGCGAGGTCGCCGACGACGTCCTCGATGATCGTGAGCAGGGGCGCGAGCTCGGCCGCCGGACGGTTGAGGTTGTCGGTCGAGAGGAGCCAGAGCGTGACGACCTCGATGTCGAGGTCCTCGCACCAGCCGAGGAACGGCTCGATGTTGTCGGCGCCGGCGCGGTGGCCGTGCTCGGTGTCGTGACCGCGCAGCTTGGCCCAGCGGCGGTTGCCGTCGAGCATGACCCCGACGTGCCGGGGCAGCCGCTCCTGAGGAAGGGCCCTGGTGAGCTGCCGCTCGTAGGCGCCGTACACCAGGTCGCTCAACCCGCGCATCGATAGATCTCCTCGTCAACCACTGATCGCCCGCCCCGATGTCACCCTGACGTTACCGTCGGAACGTGAGCCGTCATCAGGACGTTCGACAGACCGGTGCGGTTGCGCGCCGACCCGAGCGATCCACAACTTACGCTCGCGTAAGTTAGGCTGGCTCCCCATGATCGCCCGTTCCGGCCGCCCGCTCGACGAGGTCCACGAGACCGCGTCCGAGCTCG from Luteipulveratus halotolerans includes the following:
- a CDS encoding isoprenyl transferase, which translates into the protein MRGLSDLVYGAYERQLTRALPQERLPRHVGVMLDGNRRWAKLRGHDTEHGHRAGADNIEPFLGWCEDLDIEVVTLWLLSTDNLNRPAAELAPLLTIIEDVVGDLAAARRWRLNAVGALDLLPQRTATVLKDAADATRDVSGLVVNIAVGYGGRREIADAVRSLLQEHAAKGTSIEELAEVLDVDHIAEHLYTKGQPDPDLVIRTSGEQRLGGFLLWQSTHSEFYFCEAYWPDFRKVDFLRGLRAYAERERRYGS